One stretch of Arachis hypogaea cultivar Tifrunner chromosome 20, arahy.Tifrunner.gnm2.J5K5, whole genome shotgun sequence DNA includes these proteins:
- the LOC112785118 gene encoding uncharacterized protein yields MSKKKVSGNTMTLKDFHGGSIPSDLPLPSAPSLNMRPSDRSGYERTSSWGNRSRPHTLPPTKPFDEKTPFFTHSAHSIGRNFDEDERKPLDAVSAPRRTVTAHNSSTTTTTSAWSSPNAVSKLVHASALDKVMSSAATWQSNGPRVHVNGDDGEKEHYSDAVLARHADRVLSIDDDQVSGGGRNEFVGSKYSDVRPRSVASVHHDADGVQVPRSFTKLGASELQHPMPSEVSERPKLKLLPRAKASESSEPSYPDHGQVHGQGNSTKPVFDGTGNGKEAGQRPKLNLKPRSQLLEHHLEGNTERERNALFGGARPRELVLKERGVDDVVINNLDVGVEHSNRTEHPTPRTKKLPDRYAEKNEGAPAPYDRWTGKKPERKEQRVEAERVNSQAQRRNWRSDNRRNVQEVDKQQVAERPPSPKTWRKPAEEPKSSAETGSMSHGKAASAVDLAQAFSRSVSDPRVNDRFSGQRGSNNGRTQVPFSRLVGPTPTPRPQINGY; encoded by the exons ATGTCGAAGAAGAAAGTTAGCGGCAACACCATGACTCTCAAGGACTTCCATGGCGGTTCTATTCCCTCTGATCTTCCTCTCCCTTCCGCCCCCTCCCT AAACATGAGACCTTCAGATCGTTCAGGGTATGAGCGAACTTCATCTTGGGGAAACCGTTCTCGACCGCACACGCTACCACCCACGAAGCCTTTCGATGAAAAGACCCCATTTTTCACTCATTCTGCTCATAGTATTGGTAGGAATTTCGATGAGGATGAGCGCAAGCCCTTGGATGCTGTCTCAGCTCCACGAAGAACCGTCACTGCACACAACAGTTCAACAACGACCACAACAAGTGCTTGGTCTTCTCCTAATGCTGTTTCCAAGTTGGTTCATGCCAGTGCCCTTGACAAGGTCATGAGTTCTGCTGCCACGTGGCAATCCAATGGCCCTCGTGTTCATGTGAATGGTGATGATGGTGAGAAGGAGCATTATAGTGATGCAGTGCTGGCAAGGCATGCTGATAGGGTTTTATCCATTGATGATGATCAGGTGAGTGGTGGTGGAAGGAATGAGTTTGTGGGTTCCAAATACTCTGATGTAAGGCCAAGAAGTGTGGCTTCAGTTCATCATGATGCCGATGGGGTTCAGGTGCCGCGAAGCTTTACCAAACTCGGTGCCTCTGAGTTGCAGCACCCTATGCCTTCTGAAGTATCTGAGCGACCTAAGTTGAAGTTGTTGCCGAGAGCAAAGGCATCTGAGAGCTCGGAACCTTCTTATCCGGATCATGGGCAG GTGCATGGCCAAGGCAATTCCACGAAACCTGTCTTTGATGGAACTGGGAATGGTAAGGAGGCAGGACAACGCCCGAAGCTGAATCTGAAGCCTCGCTCACAGCTCCTTGAGCATCACCTGGAAGGAAACACTGAAAGAGAGAG GAATGCTTTATTTGGTGGTGCCCGTCCAAGAGAACTG GTTCTGAAGGAGCGAGGGGTTGATGACGTTGTGATCAACAATTTGGATGTGGGGGTTGAGCATTCAAATAG GACTGAACATCCTACTCCAAGGACCAAGAAACTTCCTGATCGCTATGCGGAAAAAAATGAGGGTGCTCCAGCTCCTTATGATCGATGGACTGGCAAAAAACCTGAGAGGAAAGAACAAAGGGTAGAGGCTGAGAGAGTTAATTCACAGGCGCAGAGGAGGAATTGGCGCAGTGATAACCGGCGAAATGTGCAAGAGGTAGACAAGCAGCAGGTTGCGGAGAGACCACCTTCACCAAAGACATGGCGTAAGCCAGCAGAGGAGCCAAAATCATCTGCGGAAACTGGCAGTATGAGCCACGGTAAAGCAGCTTCGGCGGTTGATCTTGCACAAGCATTCTCAAGATCAGTATCAGATCCAAGAGTAAATGATAGGTTCTCTGGCCAAAGGGGTTCAAACAATGGCCGGACACAAGTTCCCTTTTCACGGCTTGTTGGTCCTACTCCTACCCCGAGACCTCAGATCAATGGTTATTAA
- the LOC112785117 gene encoding BTB/POZ domain-containing protein At3g22104 isoform X2, with the protein MELEACCDVEVDINGEETFMINKNILTTFCRKFSNLFGNLVGEKVRLKLIFNDFPGGSHGFELVARLCYCYSTSSSMSMELLSPTNVALLCSAADFLEIESMEAPSLKPHVEKFLQGIRFWTWCELLEALKQCQGLFCSKSYSYSAIVERMIVDQLIERVAFPRIIASPFACSSDRSSFQFSCDSSSINNSNCSSVDSSSWWFEDLVFLKIGLVDKVIRAMISHDFDHAIVSKFLFYYHKSNSLGDAAEAEKIETTKVVINLLSMLQVRSIPCKDLFDLNRIATSLKISRCCRNEIEKLIGALLDQATIDYLILPSPNGMNHAYDVDFVLRVMHTFFFGGSAELTSNNRLKRVVKMLHLFLLEVAPDLHLKPCEFEALIRVVPDAARESHDQLYIAMDIYLKE; encoded by the exons ATGGAGTTGGAAGCTTGCTGTGATGTTGAAGTTGATATCAATGGAGAGGAAACTTTCATGATAAACAAG AATATTCTTACAACTTTTTGCCGTAAATTTAGCAACTTATTTGGCAATCTGGTGGGAGAAAAAGTGAGACTCAAACTTATATTCAATGACTTCCCGGGAGGTTCACATGGTTTTGAGCTCGTGGCGCGGCTCTGCTATTGTTATAGCACTAGCAGTAGCATGAGCATGGAGCTATTATCTCCAACAAATGTAGCACTTCTATGTTCTGCTGCTGATTTCTTGGAGATTGAATCTATGGAAGCACCAAGCTTGAAGCCTCATGTTGAGAAATTTCTTCAAGGGATTCGGTTCTGGACTTGGTGTGAGCTTCTTGAAGCATTGAAACAATGCCAAGGCCTATTCTGTTCCAAGAGTTATTCATATTCAGCAATTGTTGAAAGGATGATTGTGGATCAATTGATAGAGAGGGTTGCTTTTCCAAGAATTATTGCAAGTCCATTTGCATGTTCTTCTGATAGATCCAGCTTCCAATTTTCCTGTGATAGTAGCAGCATCAATAATAGTAACTGCTCTTCTGTTGATTCATCAtcatggtggtttgaagatcttGTGTTCTTGAAGATTGGTTTGGTGGACAAGGTCATAAGGGCAAtgatatctcatgattttgatcATGCCATTGTTTCAAAGTTTCTATTCTACTATCACAAATCAAATTCTCTTGGTGATGCTGCAGAAGCAGAGAAGATTGAGACAACAAAGGTTGTGATCAATCTTCTTTCCATGCTCCAAGTTCGGTCGATTCCATGCAAGGATTTATTCGATCTTAATCGAATTGCAACTAGCTTGAAGATAAGCAGATGCTGCAGAAATGAGATAGAAAAACTCATAGGTGCTCTGctggatcaagcaacaattgaTTATCTGATTCTTCCATCTCCAAATGGAATGAATCATGCATATGATGTTGATTTTGTCCTAAGGGTGATGCATACATTCTTCTTTGGAGGTAGTGCCGAGTTAACTTCCAATAATCGGCTTAAGAGAGTTGTGAAAATGTTGCATTTGTTCCTACTAGAAGTTGCTCCTGATCTCCATCTCAAACCTTGTGAATTTGAAGCATTGATTAGAGTGGTTCCAGATGCTGCAAGGGAATCTCATGATCAATTATACATTGCCATGGATATTTATCTAAAG GAATAA
- the LOC112783310 gene encoding uncharacterized protein, giving the protein MFLSNQWISSKFAKTKDRKIIASVVLDKVFWKEVVIYLKAAYPLLHVFRMVDSEEKPAMGFIYEEMTSAKEKIRDAFQGIETNYIPIWDIIDARWGNQLHRPLHAASYYLNPQIHYSSGFKIAYELKKQFYACMERMTGNPDLITKMDVQLEDFKTQKEFFGSKIAQNAIYTKTPVQWWDSYGDQHPELQQFAIRVLNLTCSSSGCERNWSVFEMVHTKRRNRLKAKTMNDVVFVITNSRLAKKKQTRRSLDYDYSLDELDSDQEWIVADEDGEEEDLDALIPYPNLNDEASGNRVVGACKDPLTIPYLDDDEFEELLQGPLPPAPDNDEDGNAEVCETSEDFMTDEE; this is encoded by the exons ATGTTTCTTTCTAATCAATGGATTTCTAGTAAATTTGCAAAGACAAAAGATAGAAAGATAATTGCAAGTGTGGTGTTAGATAAGGTGTTTTGGAAAGAAGTGGTAATTTACTTGAAGGCTGCCTACCCTCTTCTTCATGTGTTTCGTATGGTGGATTCAGAAGAAAAGCCGGCAATGGGATTTATTTATGAAGAAATGACAAGTGCAAAGGAGAAAATACGAGATGCATTTCAAGGAATTGAGACAAA ttaTATACCTATTTGGGATATTATTGATGCAAGATGGGGCAACCAACTTCATAGGCCATTGCATGCTGCAAGCTATTATTTGAATCCTCAAATTCATTATAGCTCTGGTTTTAAAATTGCTTATGAGCTTAAGAAGCAGTTTTATGCTTGTATGGAAAGGATGACAGGAAATCCAGATTTAATCACTAAGATGGATGTTCAACTTGAAGATTTTAAGACTCAAAAGGAGTTTTTTGGTAGTAAAATAGCTCAAAATGCAATTTATACTAAAACTCCAGTTCAATGGTGGGATTCTTATGGAGATCAGCATCCAGAGCTCCAACAATTTGCAATTCGTGTCTTGAATTTGACATGTAGTTCATCTGGATGTGAACGTAATTGGAGCGTTTTTGAGATG GTTCACACAAAAAGGAGAAACCGTTTAAAAGCTAAAACCATGAATGATGTTGTGTTTGTGATTACAAACTCAAGATTAGCAAAGAAAAAACAAACTAGAAGAAGTCTTGATTATGACTATAGTCTTGATGAGTTGGACTCTGATCAAGAGTGGATTGTTGCTGAcgaagatggagaagaagaagatttagaTGCTCTAATTCCATATCCTAATTTAAATGATGAAGCAAGTGGTAATAGAGTTGTTGGTGCCTGTAAGGATCCTTTGACAATTCCTTatcttgatgatgatgagtttgaAGAACTTCTCCAAGGACCTCTTCCTCCTGCTCCTGATAATGATGAAGATGGTAATGCAGAAGTTTGTGAAACTAGTGAAGATTTTATGACTGATGAAGAATAA
- the LOC112785117 gene encoding BTB/POZ domain-containing protein At3g22104 isoform X1, which yields MELEACCDVEVDINGEETFMINKNILTTFCRKFSNLFGNLVGEKVRLKLIFNDFPGGSHGFELVARLCYCYSTSSSMSMELLSPTNVALLCSAADFLEIESMEAPSLKPHVEKFLQGIRFWTWCELLEALKQCQGLFCSKSYSYSAIVERMIVDQLIERVAFPRIIASPFACSSDRSSFQFSCDSSSINNSNCSSVDSSSWWFEDLVFLKIGLVDKVIRAMISHDFDHAIVSKFLFYYHKSNSLGDAAEAEKIETTKVVINLLSMLQVRSIPCKDLFDLNRIATSLKISRCCRNEIEKLIGALLDQATIDYLILPSPNGMNHAYDVDFVLRVMHTFFFGGSAELTSNNRLKRVVKMLHLFLLEVAPDLHLKPCEFEALIRVVPDAARESHDQLYIAMDIYLKVHAGISDHEKMRICSTLKHEKLSAEAVRHLSRNLAFPLETKPRLNVNRQSRMKSLLQENDHLKSFFDSMFLKSFKNIIIDVKEDAEKRTILYDGDEGIHNSGTQLASLKKTENHTLSLSNAAVYYLPKFCS from the exons ATGGAGTTGGAAGCTTGCTGTGATGTTGAAGTTGATATCAATGGAGAGGAAACTTTCATGATAAACAAG AATATTCTTACAACTTTTTGCCGTAAATTTAGCAACTTATTTGGCAATCTGGTGGGAGAAAAAGTGAGACTCAAACTTATATTCAATGACTTCCCGGGAGGTTCACATGGTTTTGAGCTCGTGGCGCGGCTCTGCTATTGTTATAGCACTAGCAGTAGCATGAGCATGGAGCTATTATCTCCAACAAATGTAGCACTTCTATGTTCTGCTGCTGATTTCTTGGAGATTGAATCTATGGAAGCACCAAGCTTGAAGCCTCATGTTGAGAAATTTCTTCAAGGGATTCGGTTCTGGACTTGGTGTGAGCTTCTTGAAGCATTGAAACAATGCCAAGGCCTATTCTGTTCCAAGAGTTATTCATATTCAGCAATTGTTGAAAGGATGATTGTGGATCAATTGATAGAGAGGGTTGCTTTTCCAAGAATTATTGCAAGTCCATTTGCATGTTCTTCTGATAGATCCAGCTTCCAATTTTCCTGTGATAGTAGCAGCATCAATAATAGTAACTGCTCTTCTGTTGATTCATCAtcatggtggtttgaagatcttGTGTTCTTGAAGATTGGTTTGGTGGACAAGGTCATAAGGGCAAtgatatctcatgattttgatcATGCCATTGTTTCAAAGTTTCTATTCTACTATCACAAATCAAATTCTCTTGGTGATGCTGCAGAAGCAGAGAAGATTGAGACAACAAAGGTTGTGATCAATCTTCTTTCCATGCTCCAAGTTCGGTCGATTCCATGCAAGGATTTATTCGATCTTAATCGAATTGCAACTAGCTTGAAGATAAGCAGATGCTGCAGAAATGAGATAGAAAAACTCATAGGTGCTCTGctggatcaagcaacaattgaTTATCTGATTCTTCCATCTCCAAATGGAATGAATCATGCATATGATGTTGATTTTGTCCTAAGGGTGATGCATACATTCTTCTTTGGAGGTAGTGCCGAGTTAACTTCCAATAATCGGCTTAAGAGAGTTGTGAAAATGTTGCATTTGTTCCTACTAGAAGTTGCTCCTGATCTCCATCTCAAACCTTGTGAATTTGAAGCATTGATTAGAGTGGTTCCAGATGCTGCAAGGGAATCTCATGATCAATTATACATTGCCATGGATATTTATCTAAAG GTTCATGCAGGAATAAGTGATCATGAAAAGATGAGAATATGTTCCACattgaagcatgaaaagttgTCAGCTGAAGCTGTGAGACATCTTAGTAGAAATCTGGCATTTCCTTTAGAAACAAAACCAAGATTAAATGTAAATAGACAAAGCCGAATGAAAAGCCTGCTGCAGGAAAATGATCACTTGAAAAGCTTCTTTGACTCCATGTTTCTCAAAAGCTTCAAGAACATTATCATTGATGTGAAAGAGGATGCTGAAAAGAGAACAATATTGTATGATGGTGATGAAGGAATACATAATAGTGGGACCCAATTGGCAAGTCTAAAGAAGACAGAAAATCATACTTTGAGTTTGAGCAATGCTGCTGTTTATTACTTGCCAAAATTCTGTTCATAA